The Paraburkholderia largidicola DNA segment GCGGTTGCGCGTCCGCATCTGGCGAATCCGTCGTGGACGCTGAACGAAGCAGCGAAGATCGGCTACTTCGACGTGAACTGGCCGAAGCAGTACACCGCCGCCAAGTCGCAACTCGAACGCAACTACGAGCGCGAGCGCGCACAGGCCGCCGAGAATGCACGGCTGTCGCCGCTAGAGCGCGCACAACGCGCGGAAGGAACGGTTTGATGAACAGCACCCTTGCGGGAAAACACGCGGTAGTCACGGGCGGCGGCAGCGGCATCGGCGCGGCGACGGCAGAAGCGCTGGTTCGCGCGGGTGCGCGCGTCACGTTGATGGGCCGCGATGCGCAACGTCTTGCCGCGCAGCGCGAAACGTTGAGCGCGTATGGCGAGATCGCAGCTTGCATCAGCGTCGATGTGTGCGACGAAAGCGCTGTCAACAAGGCATTTTCTGAAGCATCGTCGATTGCAGGCGCTGTCGACGTGCTCGTCAACAATGCAGGCCAGGCACAAGCCGCACCGTTCACGCAGACGGATATGGCGCTGTGGCAACGCATGCTCGACGTCAACCTGACGGGCGTGTTTCTCTGCACGCGCGCCGTGTTGCCGTCGATGCTCGACCGCAACTATGGCCGCATCATCAACGTCGCGAGCACGGCGGGACAGATCGGTTACGCGTACGTCGCCGCTTACTGCGCGGCCAAGCATGGCGTGATTGGCCTCACGCGCTCGCTCGCACTCGAGGTCGCGACGAAGGGCGTCACCGTCAACGCCGTCTGTCCCGGCTATACGGAAACGGAACTGCTGCGCGCGTCGCTCGACCAGATCACCTCGAAGACTTCGCGCAGCGAGCAGGAAGCACGCGACATTCTCGTGCGCAACAACCCGCAGCGCCGCTTCATCGCGCCCGCCGAAGTCGCAAACGCCGTGCTGTGGCTGTGCATGCCGGGTTCCGAATCCATCACAGGTCAATCTGTTTCCGTTTCAGGCGGAGAAGTCACATGAGCAACATTGCAAAGAAGAAAACTACCGACGCCGCCGACTCCAAACCGACGCGCAAAGGCATTGCGAAACCCGCGGAGAACGTCGTGGACATGGAAATGAGCACGGGCGCGGACAGCCACATGGGCTTACGCCTGTGGCTGCGCATGCTGACGACGACCAACCTCGTGCAAGCGGAATTGCGCAAGCGTCTGCGCAACGAGTTCGACACGACGTTGCCGCGCTTCGATCTGATGGCGCAACTGGAGCGTCATCCTGAAGGCCTGAAGATGACGGAACTGTCGCGCCGCTTGATGGTGACGGGCGGCAATATCACCGGCATTACAGATCAACTGGAAAAAGAAGGCCTCGTCGCGCGCGACACCGATCAGAACGACCGCCGTTCGATCAGCGTGCGTCTCACGCCGGAAGGCCGCGCGCTGTTCGACAGAATGGCCGTCGCACACGAACAATGGGTCGTCGAGATGTTCGGCGGCCTCGATCTCGATGAGAAATCGCGCACGCATCAAAAGCTCGGCAAGCTCAAGCAGCATCTGCTGAACACGATCAAGAGCTGACGCGCGACATCTGCAAAAGAGGAGACAACGATGACCCGTTCCGCTGCCGATGCCCTGCTCGCCGGCAATCGCACGACACTCGCCGCTTACGACGCGAAGCACTTCGGCTGGTCCGTCAACGCGGGCGTCGCGACGATCACGCTGAATCGCCCGGAGCGCAAGAATCCGCTGACCTTCGAGTCGTACGCGGAGTTGCGTGATCTGTTCCGGCAACTCGCGTATGCAACCGACGTAAAGGTCGTCGTCATGCACGGCGCGGGCGACAACTTCTGCTCGGGCGGCGACGTGCACGACATCATCGCGCCGCTGATCGATCTGCCAATGCCCGAACTGCTGCTCTTCACGCGCATGACAGGCGATCTGGTCAAAGCGATGCGGCATTGCCCGCAGCCGGTCATCGCGGCCGTCGACGGCGTCTGCGCAGGCGCGGGCGCGATTCTCGCGATGGCCTCCGACATGCGCCTCGGCACCGCGCGCAGCAAGCTTGCGTTTCTGTTCACGCGTGTGGGCCTTGCCGGTTGCGACATGGGCGCGTGCTCGATCCTGCCGCGCATCATCGGCCAGGGGCGCGCATCCGAATTGCTTTACACGGGGCGCTCCGCGAGCGGCGAAGAAGGTTACGCATGGGGCTTCTACAACCGCTTGTGCGCGCCGGAAGCGCTGCTCGACGAAGCATCGAAACTCGCCGCCGATCTCGCCGCGGGCCCGACGTTCGCGCATGGCGTCACGAAGAAGATGCTGCACCAGGAATGGAGCATGAGCATCGACGAAGCGATCGAATCCGAAGCGCAGGCACAGGCCATCTGCATGACGACGCGCGATTTCGAGCGTGCGTATCGCGCGTTCGCGGCGAAGTCGCGCCCCGTGTTCGAAGGAGACTGATCTTGAATCACGACGATCCGCACGGCGCATTGGCCTGGCCATTCTTCGAAGCGCGTCACCGCGAACTTGCAGAAGGAATCGAAACGTGGGCCACGCAGCATCTCGCGCATGTATCACATGACGACGCCGACACGACGTGCCGTCAACTCGTGCGCGCGTTAGGCGAAGCGGGCTGGCTGAAGTACGGCGTGGGCGGCACGCAATACGGCGGGCATGGCGACACGATCGACACGCGCGCCGTGTGTCTGCTGCGCGAGACGCTTGCAAAACACGACGGTCTCGCAGACTTCGCGCTCGCCATGCAAGGCCTCGGTTCGGGCGCGATCACGCTGGCGGGCACGCATGAACAGAAAGCGCTCTATTTGCCGCGCGTCGCAAAGGGCGAAGCAATCGCAGCGTTCGCGTTGTCCGAGCCCGAGGCCGGTTCCGATGTTGCAGCGATGGCCTTGCAGGCACGCGCGGACGGTGACAGCTATGTGCTCGACGGCGACAAGACGTGGATTTCGAACGGCGGCATCGCCGACTTCTATGTGGTGTTTGCACGAACGGGCGAAGCACCCGGCGCACGCGGTATCACCGCATTCATTGTCGATGCCGACACGCCGGGCCTGCAGATCGCCGAACGCATCGACGTGATTGCGCCGCATCCGCTCGCGCGTCTGCATTTCGCCAAGGCCCGCGTGCCGCGCAGCCAGATGCTTGGCGCGCCCGGTGAAGGCTTCAAGATCGCGATGCGCACGCTGGATATCTTCCGCACGTCGGTCGCGGCAGCGTCGTTGGGCTTTGCACGACGTGCGTTGCAGGAAGGCCTCGAACGCGCCGCGTCGCGCAAGATGTTCGGCCAGACGCTCGGCGATTTTCAGTTGACGCAGGCCAAACTCGCGCAGATGGCGCTGACGATCGACAGCAGCGCGCTGCTCGTATACCGCGCCGCATGGCTGCGCGACCAGGGCGAGAGCGTCACGCGCGAAGCCGCGATGGCGAAGTGGCATGCGAGCGAAGGCGCGCAGCAGGTGATCGACGCCGCCGTGCAACTGTGGGGCGGCATGGGCGTGCAGAGCGGCACGACGGTCGAAAGGCTTTATCGCGAGATACGCGCGCTACGCATTTACGAAGGCGCGACGGAAGTGCAGCAACTGATCGTCGGACGCGATCTGCTCAAGGC contains these protein-coding regions:
- a CDS encoding enoyl-CoA hydratase family protein; translation: MTRSAADALLAGNRTTLAAYDAKHFGWSVNAGVATITLNRPERKNPLTFESYAELRDLFRQLAYATDVKVVVMHGAGDNFCSGGDVHDIIAPLIDLPMPELLLFTRMTGDLVKAMRHCPQPVIAAVDGVCAGAGAILAMASDMRLGTARSKLAFLFTRVGLAGCDMGACSILPRIIGQGRASELLYTGRSASGEEGYAWGFYNRLCAPEALLDEASKLAADLAAGPTFAHGVTKKMLHQEWSMSIDEAIESEAQAQAICMTTRDFERAYRAFAAKSRPVFEGD
- a CDS encoding acyl-CoA dehydrogenase family protein is translated as MNHDDPHGALAWPFFEARHRELAEGIETWATQHLAHVSHDDADTTCRQLVRALGEAGWLKYGVGGTQYGGHGDTIDTRAVCLLRETLAKHDGLADFALAMQGLGSGAITLAGTHEQKALYLPRVAKGEAIAAFALSEPEAGSDVAAMALQARADGDSYVLDGDKTWISNGGIADFYVVFARTGEAPGARGITAFIVDADTPGLQIAERIDVIAPHPLARLHFAKARVPRSQMLGAPGEGFKIAMRTLDIFRTSVAAASLGFARRALQEGLERAASRKMFGQTLGDFQLTQAKLAQMALTIDSSALLVYRAAWLRDQGESVTREAAMAKWHASEGAQQVIDAAVQLWGGMGVQSGTTVERLYREIRALRIYEGATEVQQLIVGRDLLKAHAAAQQERAS
- a CDS encoding MarR family winged helix-turn-helix transcriptional regulator: MSNIAKKKTTDAADSKPTRKGIAKPAENVVDMEMSTGADSHMGLRLWLRMLTTTNLVQAELRKRLRNEFDTTLPRFDLMAQLERHPEGLKMTELSRRLMVTGGNITGITDQLEKEGLVARDTDQNDRRSISVRLTPEGRALFDRMAVAHEQWVVEMFGGLDLDEKSRTHQKLGKLKQHLLNTIKS
- a CDS encoding SDR family NAD(P)-dependent oxidoreductase; translated protein: MNSTLAGKHAVVTGGGSGIGAATAEALVRAGARVTLMGRDAQRLAAQRETLSAYGEIAACISVDVCDESAVNKAFSEASSIAGAVDVLVNNAGQAQAAPFTQTDMALWQRMLDVNLTGVFLCTRAVLPSMLDRNYGRIINVASTAGQIGYAYVAAYCAAKHGVIGLTRSLALEVATKGVTVNAVCPGYTETELLRASLDQITSKTSRSEQEARDILVRNNPQRRFIAPAEVANAVLWLCMPGSESITGQSVSVSGGEVT